In Metopolophium dirhodum isolate CAU chromosome 7, ASM1992520v1, whole genome shotgun sequence, one genomic interval encodes:
- the LOC132948227 gene encoding uncharacterized protein LOC132948227: MKIRFNYVVSAIVAFAFIVTTANAKNDPQNPVKNNRSSPVKLRASMADNAITTTFIKGTAAAQMVIISNVEKVTENQTDENQIFIKRYTNTNHQKAIIKPGSRKCREGFIKTSSGDCKPIFREE, from the coding sequence ATGAAAATTCGGTTTAATTACGTGGTTTCGGCCATCGTTGCCTTCGCTTTCATCGTTACTACGGCGAACGCGAAAAATGACCCGCAGAATCCGGTTAAAAATAATCGGTCGAGTCCGGTCAAACTCAGAGCAAGTATGGCCGACAACGCGATCACGACGACTTTTATTAAAGGTACGGCCGCCGCACAGATGGTGATAATCTCCAACGTAGAAAAGGTAACCGAAAACCAGACGGacgaaaatcaaatttttatcaaaagatATACCAACACAAATCATCAAAAGGCGATCATCAAACCTGGAAGCAGAAAATGTAGGGAGGGATTTATTAAAACGTCTAGCGGAGATTGTAAACCAATATTTCGAGAAGAATAA
- the LOC132948225 gene encoding uncharacterized protein LOC132948225, producing MKIRCNRVISAAFFVVFVLTSVNAKNIRQNPVENNQSTPAKPSARMSSNLPVSHIEASEMSTTVTTTDTTLVTSTFIDTTGTTTIKETVNNTKATTPINGTANNATATSSIEGTATQAVTITNVGTATETQTDENGLLVDKNVIIHPLRKPDVGQCPKGYSLTPNGNCRPKFVDN from the coding sequence ATGAAAATTCGGTGTAATCGCGTGATTTCGGCAGCCTTTTTCGTCGTTTTTGTACTTACTTCGGTGAACGCGAAAAATATCCGTCAGAATCCAGTTGAAAATAATCAGTCGACTCCAGCCAAACCCAGTGCGAGAATGTCGTCTAATCTTCCCGTTTCTCACATTGAGGCTTCAGAAATGTCCACGACCGTGACCACAACAGATACCACATTGGTTACATCGACATTTATAGACACCACAGGGACGACAACTATCAAGGAAACTGTTAACAATACCAAAGCGACGACGCCCATCAACGGAACGGCCAACAACGCCACAGCGACGTCGTCTATTGAGGGGACAGCGACACAGGCGGTGACAATCACCAACGTAGGAACGGCAACCGAAACCCAGACGGACGAAAATGGATTGTTGGTCGATAAAAATGTCATCATTCATCCATTACGCAAACCTGACGTTGGTCAGTGTCCGAAGGGATACAGTTTAACGCCTAACGGAAATTGTAGACCAAAGTTTGTGGACAACTAA
- the LOC132948223 gene encoding uncharacterized protein LOC132948223, producing MKIRFNHVISVIVAIVFVVTSANAKNSPQNPMARNQSIPAKHSVRRSSNKTHFPVSHIVAPDHKSSSAINAKIILVTSTKSTSTVRSTSVNTIATTNIKLFAPANNNKETLLVKGTANNATAKTSIEGTAAAQAVKISNVEKVTSNQMDENRISIKKQNHKNRKLLIKPVSRQCREGYIITSTGDCKPIFQDE from the coding sequence ATGAAAATACGGTTTAATCACGTGATTTCGGTCATCGTTGCTATCGTTTTCGTTGTCACTTCGGCAAACGCTAAAAATTCCCCACAGAATCCGATGGCAAGGAATCAGTCGATTCCAGCCAAACACAGTGTGAGAAGGTCGTCGAATAAGACACATTTTCCTGTATCTCATATCGTGGCCCCAGACCATAAGTCCTCGTCCGCCATCAATGCAAAGATCATTTTGGTCACGTCTACGAAGAGTACCAGTACGGTAAGGTCTACATCCGTAAACACCATCGCGACGACAAATATCAAGTTATTCGCTCCGGCCAACAATAACAAGGAGACATTGCTTGTCAAGGGAACGGCCAACAACGCCACCGCAAAGACGTCTATTGAGGGTACGGCCGCCGCACAGGCGGTGAAAATCTCCAACGTAGAAAAGGTAACCTCAAACCAGATGGACGAAAATCGAATTtcaatcaaaaaacaaaaccataaaaatcgaaaattactCATCAAACCTGTAAGCAGACAATGTAGGGAGGGATACATTATAACGTCTACTGGAGATTGTAAACCAATATTTCAAGACGAATAA